DNA sequence from the Vicia villosa cultivar HV-30 ecotype Madison, WI linkage group LG3, Vvil1.0, whole genome shotgun sequence genome:
TGGTTGATGTAAGACTGTAAACTCTCTTTTCTCCTTGATGtgaattattattagtattttctAAAAAATACGTGATACTTATTGTTTTTAAATATCAAATGTGATTTCTAATAAAAAGTTgttttctctcaatttttaaaaattcactattttttatttaaataaaattatattctactcacttaaaatatattataaattaataaaattataaataaaactatTAATGGTTATTAATAATTATGTAAACTGATTAAAAAAAGTTTAACGTGAACAATGAGATTATATCCTATCATCATATTAACATTTTTACGCACTCACCGAGTTAGATACTGATTTTCTTTATTCACAGTTAAATTATTATAGtatcattatttattatttaaataaaatatttatataaaaaataaataacaaataataagTATATGAAGTAATTTAGTtgtgaataaaaaaaatcaaaaaacatatattaaattttgtttaaaaagGTTTACATAATGACAGAATATTTATCAATCCCGTTGTTGACGTtaaacttttattattttttaatcacgTTAAACATATATTATGAACTCATTAGTAATTATTTGATAgtttttttaatacaattttttattctgtttaaaaatttattaatttgtaCTCCATATTTTGACATTGCATTATACTACAATGTCAATCAATGAAAAACATCCATTAGTataaattctatttttaattttaaagaatTGAAATTATATGGTAAATTAAAGTATTTTGACTGATTGTATGTttaaaactgttttacactgaTAGTGCAATCTCTTTAAACTCATGCAATATAGTAACTAGTAAGAACCATTTGAGCAAAAAAGACGATAATGTATATTTgtcattatgatcattttaaatttattttaaatttaattttcttttcaataaatttttttagtaATAGTAATGAATGGTTAAGATTTAATTTTTGTCTTTCTTGCTTTTATAGTTTCttactaataattatttttcatatgaaaataaataaaactaaataacaaataggtttaattgcaattttggtcatcctattattctttattttgggttttggtccccctattttaaaatccatAATTTTAGtccatttattttagttttttgaggattttggtccccgtGCAAATTCAAagacaatttttaataaaataaaactcaaattcATGACATATTcaacataaattataaataaaattagtttttttgaatACTTCATCAATGTGAGCGTCATTTCACTTAAAATTGACTTTGAATttatagggggaccaaaatcctcaaaaaattaaaatatagggactaaaattccagattttaaaatagaggatcaaaacacaaaaaaacagaTAATAAGGGGACTAAAATTCCAGATTTTAAAATAGAGgatcaaaacacaaaaaaacagaTAATAAGGGGACCAAAATATATGGAATTATTTAGTTGTGAATAAAAAATATCAGAAAACACAtttgttattaaaaataataaatattacattcttttaaaaaaattaatataattcatatttttatttattaaaaaattgagaaGGGGTTTTGAAGGAGATTTTTTTAGAAAGATTTGTGTATTTATTAAGCGGTGATCATTTAATAAttgttaaatcaaaataaaattcaaagttaaaattaagggctatttattttgtttttttaaataatttttatagtgtaacataattttatgtaaaaaaaaatttacaaaaatatttttttatacaatgttcaaataaaaatttggtttgaataattatttttaaaatgttattttagatatttcatctttttattgaattttttttagatatcaaaatttcaaaaaatcactaaattttgaaattattttaaatataaattcataaacatcattttttaaaaaaatttcaattttgtttatattttaatttttaataatatttatttatgttataagatatcaaaagtaatatttcaattttgaaaaaactaatataaaaaaaatttgttttaaaaaatataaaaaaaaatctgtttttttttaaatgtgtaaTAAAGAGACCTAAGTATAACTATTGACATAATTTATcagtctaatatatatatatatatatatatatatatatatatatatatatatatatatatatatatatatatatatatatatatatatatatatatatatataacttcaaTAAAACCTTAGTGAATTAATTATTcatatataaatttattcatCTATAGATTGCGCAATATCATTTTAAAAGTGATCAAATAAGTGTAGCAAAAGACAAAATGACAATCCAAAAACTAAAAGCAAAACAAGGGGAAGCGTGTGGCGTACATGCAGGGTGCCGGAAGTGAAGACTAAAATCGAACAGAAATCTCGTATTCATTAATTAAATGGTTGAATTCCAATGGAACAATCTTTGTTCAAATTTTACATGATAaattattctaaatttttttaatattatttattgttgcaaaatatttactattttttaaattaatttacactttatattttttacaatttaaaCATTTAATACATAATGctagttaaaaaaaaattaataatgtttaaaaaaatatttctacgatttctattataaatattataattggattgtatgtggagtatatatatatatatatatatatatatatatatatatatatatatatatatatatatatatatatatcaattgtttaaaaattaatttttttttattatttgattataaCATAAGtagcaaaaatatatttaaaaaaaatcaaatttattattcaataaattgttattataaaaaaaactgtAAAATTATATGGTAAATTCTTTCGTATAATTATTGTAAATCTTTACTCCAATGTTTAATGATCtacttaatattaattaatcaaagaAAACATAGTGTTTGAAAACAGAAACGGAAGGTGAGAGAGGAGGAGGCAGCAAATGCGTGTGAATAAAGTAAGAAGTTTGGTCCTTGCGTGGTTCCATGTGATTGGTGCCACGTACTCTTTTTCATAAAAGCTACACCACGTGTTCCTTACCCAAACAGACCGCGATTTGATCAACGGTCCAGATGGCATCAAAGCAACATGCACTTTGCCCTTGACGGTGACGGGCAGACTGCCCGTGATTGTAATGTGGCCCCCAGGTGAGTTTCTTACTCTACAAAAGCTTCTCTCTTAAAACCGTTCTTAATGGGTCCTAAGCTTTCTTCTCTCTCATTTTTCTCATCCTCTCTCGTCTCTTTCTGCTTCCACcattcatattcatacacaaaTTAATCTATTTAAAAATATACAAACTATAACTAATTTCGAATTTCTGTTAAAGTTTTAAGCTATTTAAGAACCCATAAATGGCTGGAATGTGCTGTGGTGTTGTTGGAGAAGGTGACTCTCCGGCGAGTTCACGTTCTTCTCGACGCCGGAATTTAGACATGCTACCGTTCAAATACATCGCTGACATGGCTGTTTCCTCTTCCGGAACTTCACGGAAACGCCGTCAAGCGGATCTATCTGGTAAGAGTGATTTCGAAAGCTGTGAAGACTCAAACGGTGACTGCGGAAACGAGAAAAGTAAGAAGAACAAGAACGAATCCACCCAAGTTTCTGAAAACAAACCTTCAACAGAAGGTAATTCGGAAGACGCAGAGTTTCCGAAGTTTGGAGTTACTTCAGTTTGCGGTAGAAGAAGAGACATGGAAGATTCCGTTTCCGTTCAAACTTCTTTCTCTGAAGAACTGTTTCACTTCTTCGGCGTTTTCGACGGTCACGGCTGCTCTCATGTGCGTATAAACTATTGTAGTTGATTACTAGTAGTGGATCTGTTAGTTTTCCGGTgttaatttgttttgttttttatactCTCAGGTTGCGACCATGTGTAAGGAGAGACTCCATGAGATTGTGAAAGAACAGATCAACCAATCGCAAGAGAATTTCGAGTGGAATAGCGCTATGCAACAAGGCTTTGCTCGCATGGACGACGAAGTTCAGAGATGGAGCAGCAGCAGCCAGACTTTTAGTTGTAGGTGCGAGCTTCAAACTCCTCACTGCGACGCCGTTGGATCTACTGCCGTGGTTGCTGTTGTCACTCCTGACAAAATCGTCGTCTCAAACTGCGGCGATTCTCGCGCTGTTCTCTGCCGTGGTGGCGTCGCCATCCCTCTCTCCTCCGATCACAAggtaatttttcaattttttttgttaaaattttcaTCTCATTTCCCGATAAATTAACAAACAAGTTTCTAACTGATTTTGGATCCGTTTTTCAGCCGGATCGACCTGATGAGTTGCTCCGAGTCGAAGCTGCAGGAGGGCGCGTGATATTCTGGGATGGTCCAAGAGTGCTTGGTGTACTTGCCATGTCTAGAGCTATAGGTGAGTCATCAGTGTGCATGAACTTAAATTTAAATTCTGTCCAGTGTAGTATAGTaggttttaatttaataatttatcacCTTCGTTTTATTTTCAGGCGACAATTATCTGAAGCCGTATGTGATATCTGAACCTGAAGTAACGGTAACGGAGAGAAGAGTTGAAGACGAGTGTTTGATACTGGCCAGTGATGGACTATGGGATGTTGTTTCAAACGAAACCGCATGCGGTGTGGTGAAGATGTGTTTGAAGTCGCATAAGATGCCGTCTCCGCCGGGGTCTCCGGCTAACGAAGAAGTGACTACTGATGGTTCTGATCGTGCATGTTCTGATGCGTCCATTCTGTTGACCAAGTTGGCTTTGGCAAGACACAGTTCGGATAATGTTAGCGTGGTGGTGATTGATTTGAGGAGGGATCAACGTGCATCATCAAATTccaacaattaattaattaattataattaattaattaattaatctaagGGCGGTGAGAAACAAGAGAAAGAAACAACGATGTTTTTAAGGAGTAGAGGATGTGGAGAAAATGGAGGGGTATGTGGCTTTTGGTTAATCAACGGTTCTTTCGAGTAATGTAATGGGGTTTTAGGTATGTTTGAGTTATGATCGTTTTTTTAAATGTAATTGTGGGAAAATGAACAATTTTAGTGTAGAGAAAATGTGTGTCAACAAAGGAATCAAATCGATCCGGTTGACATGCATTTCTTTTGTTTATAATCGAATCTTCTATAAATTGCTTTGTTCTTATGAAATGCTACTACTATTTTAGAACAATATTTTGTTcagttttctttaaatttttaagCCAGCGCATGTTTTGTCGTGCAAGATTATTACAAGATTATCATTCCAAGTTATAATACTATAATAGGAGATTAGGATTATAGGATCATCAATTTAAGTATTTATACTATAAAAAGAGAATAGGTATAGGCTATGTATACATGAAGTAGCATAGCTAGTATTTTATTATGATTGTCAACATGCATTTAAAAGATAAGTtagttttttaaatgaaaaaaaagattGTTAAATTAGTCTTAAGTTGTGTCCTAAGAAGACCTCTAATTTAAAAGAGGTTAGAGATGTATGAGATAGATGATAAATATTTCTATGACGTGTCCGCGTAGACCACAACTCAGTGACTCACTATCCGGCCAAGGGCCAGGTTCTAGGTacgttaatattttaatttaatatacacATGTGTAGTATCATACAACTTAAATAAAAAACTGTATGTGGCCTAATCCTAAAAGCTTCTTATTATCTTTTGCAAGGTTCTTGTACTTAAAACATCCCATTTATGTCTACAAAAGAATGTTGGGTCTACCTTACTCACTCTTACACTGTATGGACTATTTTACCCTTTTTTCTTTAAGTATTCATCTTCACCATCTTTAACTTACTTCATAACTCTTAAATCAACAGTTGTGGTTACATTGGAGATAAAATCAACAGTTTGGATTTTTGTAGGGATTGAAATTAGATGAGGAGtctttgatagcttttgaatcaTTAATATTGTCAGATGGTTGTCTTAGCCCCTACCTCGTATATTCACCATTACTGCTATTTAATCTATGTCCTAGTTTTGGGTGGGAGAGTAGGCTTGGGCCCAGTCAAGAACATACTACCTATCTAACGAGTATTTTCCTTCTTATATTGATTTTCTAACTTTTCAATCCAACCATATTTGTAATGTTTTGGTGAATCTAAATTAAAAAGTTGTAAGAGAAATCCAGATTGAAGGAGGATCTCCATAGGTTAAGAGTAGATAGagattataacaaaaaaaaaatttgttatcTCCTCTTTATGGATGAAAATATGAACTATAACTTGCAGAAATATAGTATAGTATTCTTGACACTGTCTCTGCCAAATATATTGATATCCTCcattacaatatttttttttttacatttcttttttcctttttatgtttTAAACATTTTGACGGGATGAAGAAATGGACTGCAATTATGTTACGTGTGAAAGGCAGAAGTTGTGGCCAATTTTAATTGCTTACAAAAAAATATAGTATCATACGACGATAATGGGTCTTTTGAAGTTTGGATGGCAAGATTGATGACAAAGTAAGAATGCTAATATGTGCTAAACTTAgtcataaaatattttaacaaatttaagttattttattatatgctctgagGGATACAATTTAAGTTCAAATGGACACTATACTTTTTCATGGAATTCCCAACAAGCAATATTCATTTCAAAGTTGGCTCTTATTTTGTATCCTTCCTTTTTAGTTCATAAATtcgtttttcttttaaaattttctgATGTCGTATTTAGTTTTACGGATCTTCATAAtattttagaattaaaaaaagGTAGAGATTATCGACTTGGTAATAATATAACTTGTAATGTTCATGGTATTGATACGACTTAACTgaagatatttaaaaacattAATTATTTTTACACAATGTGAGGTGTATTCCCGAGCATAAGAGGAATTTGTTGTCTATAGAcatctttgatgattttgattATTGCATTAGATCATTGAACATGAcatgttgataattttgcaggtgttAGATAACTGTTAAAATGTCTAAAATTTGTAGTTTGTATATTTTGAGTCTTTCCATTGTAATTTGTCATGCATTATTAGTTAGTCAAAATTTTCTCGATAAACCAAACTTCAACATTTTGAGATTATGGCATGTTAGTGAAAGAGGTACAATTGAGCTAGTTCTAGAAAGTTTTCTAGGAAGTAAAAAATTAAACAAGCTATATTTGTGATCAATATACTAGGAAAAAAACATAGTGTGCATAGTTTTAGCAAATTATTTGAGTATATTCATTCAAATTTTTATAAGTCTCTGATGAGGGTGACAACACACGGGTGATGAGAATCAATCAAGATAAGAAGAAAAGAATtaaacattttaattttattttaatttgtaattatttgttttattttaatatagaattttaattttttttatttagaattagtTAATGTTTGTTTCCTtacatttattttagaaaaataatgatGTAATCCAATATAAGCCGATAAAATGTTGTTATTTATGACCCATTAAAGTTAGGGATTTTTTGTTATAAATAAGCATTTGTAATCTCATTTGACATAAGATTGAAATGAACTAAAATTTTCTCTCATGAGAACTGTGAAATGTGAGTGAGATAGGTCTTTTATATTTGCTTCTTGGATTGGAACCTTAATTTAATCTTACtagtggatttttttttttatcattgtgATGATTTCTTATTGCTTATTAATCTTTTAGGTTGTGGATGTTGGACAAATAACTCCAAACACAAGAGGAGGGAGAGTGTACATTTGAGAAACGATGTCTAATTAAAAAATCTTTGATAAAAGCAATTCTTTAAAATGATTTTTCCAACCAAACAAAAGAATAGACAACAAAATAAGACAATCATAGTAGAGAAGAgatgaaaacacataataaataaatagatattagaaataaaaaaaatataaggaataAGAGAATTGCATCGAAGATTTATAGACTTTCGGCTTTACCATTAGACATACTTTTCTCTCCGAAAATTTCTTCTTAAAAGTTGTCACTATAGATGTGAGTTTTTTTATAGACTATGGCCACATAACTTCTTACAAACAAACTAAAGTTTTTACACAAACTATTCTCCCAACTAAACAAGAGATTTACATCAGGCTAATCTCATAACCAAATGCGAGCTTTTATACCAAGAACAACTCACGTACCAACCAAAGATTTTCACAAATAATCTCATAGGCTAAATGAGAGCTTTTACACCAGACGAAGCTCACGAACCAAAAGGAAATTTTCACTGACTATCTCACGAACTAAAAGGAAATTTTCATGGACTATATCACAAACCAAACATCAACTTCTCACATGGTATATTGCACAAGAAATAAATTCGTTTTTCGCAAGTCACAATACAACCCCAACGCCAGAATACACAAGAAAATTCTCACTAATTTTTTCACTCTTAACAGCACTATGGCAAATTAGTGAAATgaaataaatgaaaagaaaataagtaGAGTGAGAAAATATGTCAAAATACTTTTTTCAGATGTAGTTTAAAAGTGAGGAGAAATTCACTATTTATAGGTGAAAATCTTGCTCAAAAAGAAAAAGTACCCACTAGTTTTTTTATACTCATAATTGATTATGCATTAGGTCTAGTTTATTATGTGTTTCATAAAAATGGTAACcctaaatctatttttttataatgGCTAGTGTCTTAATCTAATAGGAGTGTTCTTAATCGATTAAGAAGCTTTATGCCTTGCTCTAATCGATTGGCCACTGGCCTTAATTGATCAGGTAGTGTAAATAAGATTTCTAAATATTCAGGAACACCCTTCATAAATCACATAAGCATGTTTATAGTTCCTATAAGGGTTTTAAGGCGTCTTATCCAATAGAGAGGTTAAAAACACTTTTAAGTGAGTGTGTACATTGCCTTAGTAGTTTATGAATTACTCTATAGTTTTTTAACAAGAcactgaatcactcatacacgaACTAGGaaagctttcacacttcctttCTTTCACAAACTCTAAAGCTTCAAGATCCTTTGTTCGATTCATCAATGATTCAACATTTCATCTGGGACTTGACTTCTTTTATCTAATGAGGCTTGATAAGACTTCTTGATATACACTATCATCAGAGAGAATACTTTAATGGAAACCGTCGGGGATTCCACCAAATGTCGCTTAGTATTAGATGCTATCTTTAAGAGATTGGCATTGAAATCTTTGATCTCCAAATCATAACAACTTGATATTAATTTCAGATGAAAAATTCGCCTTATAGATTAGGTTCATTTGGTTATTTGCCAGAATGGTTTGCAACATTTGGCTCTTCTTTGAGCATGGGactatgaaattagggttttgaaatatgGGCATTATGGATTTTTTCTTCATCAGGCTACAAGGGATATTCTTTTTCCAAATTCATCAAGGCCaaggattagggtttatttccctacccAAGGTGTCAAAGATCATGGTTTTAGCTGAGTTTGCTTGCACTAGGGTGTTGTCCCTCCATCATTATGGGACTTTTTATTCATCATCTGGGCTTGATCTTCCATCAAATACTTGTACTACAAGGCATGTGACTGGTCTTTAATTTAATAACTTGGATAGAGGTGTTATGAGTCTTCTAAGGTTCATTGTCATTGAGGTTTCTCATGATCAATCAAAATAAGCATTACTTTGTTTGAATCAAAAGGCATTGGTCATGGATCTTTAGGTTTCTT
Encoded proteins:
- the LOC131661884 gene encoding protein phosphatase 2C 37-like; this encodes MAGMCCGVVGEGDSPASSRSSRRRNLDMLPFKYIADMAVSSSGTSRKRRQADLSGKSDFESCEDSNGDCGNEKSKKNKNESTQVSENKPSTEGNSEDAEFPKFGVTSVCGRRRDMEDSVSVQTSFSEELFHFFGVFDGHGCSHVATMCKERLHEIVKEQINQSQENFEWNSAMQQGFARMDDEVQRWSSSSQTFSCRCELQTPHCDAVGSTAVVAVVTPDKIVVSNCGDSRAVLCRGGVAIPLSSDHKPDRPDELLRVEAAGGRVIFWDGPRVLGVLAMSRAIGDNYLKPYVISEPEVTVTERRVEDECLILASDGLWDVVSNETACGVVKMCLKSHKMPSPPGSPANEEVTTDGSDRACSDASILLTKLALARHSSDNVSVVVIDLRRDQRASSNSNN